One Tunturibacter gelidoferens genomic region harbors:
- the nuoL gene encoding NADH-quinone oxidoreductase subunit L, which produces MPSASMISDYLWLIPLLPFAGFLVNGTVGRKLPRALVSAVALICTVIPAAIVAWLWIVMKAEGAPEVLRVVSQPWIAITGLQIDFALTVDHLTLIMLGVVTGVGFLIHVYSVGYMAHEEGYWRFFAYLNLFMFFMLVLVLAESFLLLFVGWEGVGLASYLLIGFYFQKDSAANAGKKAFIVNRIGDFGFLLAMFLLVREFGSLDFTHIFQAISVNPGWNGGILTAIALLLVLGAVGKSAQIPLYVWLPDAMEGPTPVSALIHAATMVTAGIYMVARCHVLFDRSPYALGVVAVIGAATAIFAACIGMVQHDIKRVLAYSTVSQLGYMFLACGVGAYTAGIFHLLTHAFFKALLFLSAGSVIHALSGEQDMRKMGGLRKRIPVTFWTMTMGVFAISGIPPLAGFFSKDEILYQAFVSTNPLGKLLWFVGLITAGMTSFYMFRLWFKTFFGPEHFEERTDLHAHGAAVHTHSGSHAVMVVDPEDNHTHGVHESPAIMTVPLAILALLSIIGGWVGVPAAMGGHNEIEHFLDPVFSSGAAVEAATISRGPELGLAVVSVLVALAGLGIAYLFYYKKPGTAAALAAKMPALYNLVDHKFYIDEIYGAVIVSPLLMFSRLFLGGIIDGGIVNGAGAAAGATTRGLSSLVRRVQSGNIRSYAGWLALGAAAVLLVMIFGRSIWMH; this is translated from the coding sequence ATGCCCTCTGCCTCCATGATCTCCGACTACCTCTGGCTGATCCCGCTGCTTCCCTTCGCCGGCTTTCTAGTCAACGGAACCGTAGGCCGCAAGTTGCCCCGCGCACTCGTGTCAGCCGTCGCGCTGATCTGCACCGTCATTCCAGCCGCCATCGTCGCATGGCTCTGGATCGTCATGAAGGCCGAAGGCGCGCCCGAAGTCCTCCGGGTCGTCAGCCAGCCGTGGATCGCAATCACCGGCCTCCAGATCGACTTCGCCCTCACCGTCGATCACCTTACCCTCATCATGCTTGGCGTCGTCACCGGCGTCGGCTTCCTCATTCACGTTTATTCCGTCGGCTATATGGCGCACGAAGAGGGATACTGGCGCTTCTTCGCCTACCTGAACCTCTTCATGTTCTTCATGCTCGTCCTCGTCCTTGCCGAGAGCTTCCTCCTGCTCTTCGTCGGCTGGGAGGGTGTGGGTCTGGCCTCTTATCTGCTGATCGGCTTCTACTTTCAGAAGGATTCCGCCGCCAACGCGGGGAAAAAAGCCTTCATCGTCAACCGCATCGGCGACTTCGGGTTTCTCCTTGCGATGTTCCTCCTCGTCCGCGAGTTCGGATCCCTCGACTTCACCCACATCTTCCAGGCCATCAGCGTCAATCCCGGCTGGAATGGCGGCATCCTCACCGCGATCGCCCTTCTGCTTGTCCTCGGCGCAGTTGGAAAATCCGCCCAGATTCCGCTCTACGTCTGGCTCCCCGACGCAATGGAAGGCCCCACGCCTGTCTCTGCGCTGATCCACGCGGCAACGATGGTCACGGCCGGCATATACATGGTCGCACGCTGCCACGTGCTCTTCGACCGCAGCCCCTACGCTCTCGGCGTCGTTGCGGTCATCGGCGCGGCGACGGCCATCTTCGCGGCTTGCATCGGTATGGTGCAACACGACATCAAGCGCGTCCTCGCCTATTCCACCGTCTCCCAGCTCGGCTACATGTTCCTGGCCTGCGGAGTTGGAGCCTACACCGCAGGCATCTTCCACCTGCTCACCCACGCCTTCTTCAAAGCTCTTCTCTTCCTCTCTGCCGGCTCGGTCATCCACGCACTCTCCGGCGAACAGGACATGCGCAAGATGGGTGGACTCCGCAAGCGCATTCCCGTCACCTTCTGGACCATGACGATGGGCGTCTTCGCCATCTCAGGTATTCCGCCGCTTGCCGGCTTTTTCTCCAAAGACGAGATCCTCTATCAAGCTTTCGTCTCAACCAATCCCCTCGGCAAGCTGCTTTGGTTCGTCGGCCTCATCACCGCCGGCATGACCTCCTTCTATATGTTCCGCCTCTGGTTCAAGACCTTCTTTGGCCCAGAGCATTTTGAAGAGCGCACCGACCTTCACGCCCACGGAGCAGCCGTCCACACTCACTCCGGCAGCCACGCAGTTATGGTCGTCGACCCAGAAGACAATCACACCCACGGCGTCCACGAGTCCCCCGCGATTATGACCGTTCCACTAGCCATCCTCGCTCTATTGTCGATTATTGGCGGGTGGGTAGGCGTTCCCGCCGCTATGGGGGGCCACAACGAGATCGAACACTTCCTCGATCCCGTCTTCAGCTCAGGCGCAGCGGTCGAAGCAGCAACCATCAGCCGCGGCCCCGAGCTGGGCCTTGCCGTAGTCTCCGTCCTCGTCGCACTCGCAGGTCTTGGCATTGCCTACCTCTTCTATTACAAGAAGCCCGGCACCGCCGCAGCGCTCGCAGCAAAGATGCCAGCCCTCTACAACCTCGTTGACCACAAGTTCTACATCGACGAGATCTACGGGGCGGTCATCGTCTCCCCCCTGCTCATGTTCAGCCGTCTCTTCCTCGGCGGCATCATCGACGGCGGCATCGTCAACGGCGCAGGCGCGGCCGCTGGCGCAACCACACGAGGATTGAGCTCTCTGGTTCGCCGCGTTCAGTCTGGAAACATTCGCTCTTACGCCGGCTGGCTCGCACTCGGAGCCGCCGCCGTTCTGCTTGTCATGATCTTCGGCCGCTCCATCTGGATGCACTAA
- the nuoK gene encoding NADH-quinone oxidoreductase subunit NuoK, whose translation MLPQVPIAAYLILAAILFSVGVAAFLIKRNLITIFMSIELMLNAVNLTFVAFAHMWHQLSGQIFVFFVMVVAAAEAAVGLAIIIAIFRTRETLNVDQIDLMKS comes from the coding sequence ATGCTCCCACAGGTGCCCATCGCCGCTTATCTCATCCTCGCTGCCATACTCTTCTCGGTCGGCGTCGCGGCCTTCCTCATCAAACGCAACCTCATCACTATCTTCATGTCGATTGAGCTTATGCTCAACGCCGTCAACCTCACCTTCGTCGCCTTCGCGCACATGTGGCATCAGCTCTCCGGTCAGATCTTCGTCTTCTTCGTGATGGTCGTCGCCGCAGCCGAGGCCGCCGTCGGCCTTGCCATCATCATCGCCATCTTCCGCACGCGTGAAACGCTGAACGTCGACCAGATCGACCTGATGAAATCGTGA
- a CDS encoding NADH-quinone oxidoreductase subunit J family protein — MQLALFLIFGGLAVAGALNLLLQRHPINSALSLVVVMMSLAVLYWSLGAEFLAASQVIVYSGAIMVFFVFVIMLLNAGEEERTTGSRAAYLVGFPGAAAIFCLLSFVFLSERKALGYTNIGGYLNHVTSNISEISTILFTKLLLPFEVTSILILVAILGAVVLARKEQ; from the coding sequence ATGCAACTGGCACTCTTTCTCATCTTTGGCGGGCTGGCCGTAGCGGGAGCGCTCAACCTCCTCCTGCAGCGCCATCCCATCAACAGCGCACTGTCGCTGGTCGTCGTCATGATGTCGCTGGCCGTCCTTTACTGGTCGCTCGGAGCCGAGTTCCTCGCCGCATCCCAGGTCATCGTCTACTCCGGCGCCATCATGGTCTTCTTCGTCTTCGTCATCATGCTTTTGAACGCCGGCGAAGAGGAGCGAACTACAGGCAGCCGCGCCGCCTACCTCGTCGGCTTTCCCGGCGCCGCAGCCATCTTCTGCCTGCTCAGCTTCGTCTTCCTGTCGGAGCGCAAGGCGCTCGGCTACACCAACATCGGCGGCTATCTCAACCACGTCACCAGCAATATCTCCGAGATCAGCACCATTCTCTTCACCAAGCTGCTGCTTCCCTTCGAAGTCACCTCCATCCTCATCCTGGTAGCCATCCTCGGAGCCGTCGTGCTCGCGCGAAAGGAGCAGTAG
- the nuoH gene encoding NADH-quinone oxidoreductase subunit NuoH has product MSHLSPFQTFLLLSILKVVVVLVITLMSVAYTVLLERKVLGRIQNRWGPSRVGPFGLMQPLADGIKLFLKEDLLPIAAERPLFILAPIIALACALISIAVVPFGGMQTVNVNGVGVEMFNIADLNIGLLVILGITSIGVYGIALSGWSSNNKFALLGSLRATSQMISYELALGLSLVGVVLRAQSLSLRDIVNSQGAHGLLSWNFFGGFQFVGFFIYIMAAYAETNRAPFDLPEAESELVAGYHTEYSSMKFAMFFMAEYANMITVSCVASLLFFGGASSPLGHLLPADFGGPILSAIFPILWFVLKVLAFLLLFIWVRGTLPRFRYDQLMSFGWKFLLPLAMANIIVTSLVIALRS; this is encoded by the coding sequence GTGAGCCACCTCAGCCCATTTCAGACGTTCCTGCTGCTCAGCATCCTTAAGGTCGTGGTCGTCCTCGTCATCACGCTGATGTCGGTCGCCTACACGGTGCTACTCGAGCGCAAGGTTCTGGGTCGCATCCAGAACCGTTGGGGACCTTCTCGCGTCGGACCCTTCGGACTGATGCAGCCGCTCGCCGACGGAATCAAACTCTTCCTCAAGGAAGACCTCCTGCCTATCGCCGCCGAACGCCCTCTCTTCATCCTTGCACCTATCATCGCGTTGGCCTGTGCGCTTATTTCCATCGCGGTCGTCCCATTCGGCGGAATGCAGACCGTCAATGTCAATGGTGTTGGCGTCGAGATGTTCAACATCGCTGACCTCAACATCGGCCTCCTCGTCATTCTAGGCATCACCTCGATCGGGGTCTACGGCATCGCGCTCTCCGGCTGGTCGTCGAATAACAAGTTCGCCTTGCTGGGCAGCCTCCGCGCCACCTCGCAGATGATCAGCTACGAACTCGCCCTTGGCCTATCGCTCGTCGGCGTTGTTCTCCGCGCACAATCTCTCAGCCTCCGCGACATCGTCAACAGCCAGGGCGCTCACGGCCTGCTCTCCTGGAACTTCTTTGGTGGATTCCAGTTCGTTGGGTTCTTCATCTACATCATGGCCGCTTACGCTGAGACCAACCGCGCGCCCTTCGACCTTCCCGAAGCAGAATCCGAACTCGTCGCCGGCTATCACACCGAGTACAGCTCCATGAAGTTCGCCATGTTTTTCATGGCTGAGTACGCGAACATGATCACCGTAAGCTGCGTTGCTTCGCTGCTCTTCTTCGGCGGAGCCTCCAGCCCCCTCGGCCATCTCCTCCCAGCGGACTTCGGCGGCCCTATCCTATCGGCCATCTTTCCAATCCTCTGGTTCGTACTCAAAGTTCTGGCCTTCCTGCTTCTCTTTATCTGGGTCCGCGGCACACTGCCCCGCTTCCGTTATGACCAGCTCATGAGCTTCGGCTGGAAGTTTCTCCTGCCGCTCGCCATGGCCAACATCATCGTCACGAGTCTTGTCATTGCCTTACGGAGTTAG
- a CDS encoding molybdopterin-dependent oxidoreductase encodes MADVTFTVDGKKLTAPAGTLLLEACKSAGIEIPAFCYYPGLSLQAACRMCVVRIEKMPKLQTACTTPVTEGMVVTSESPEIAQARKATLQLLLGNHPLDCPVCDAGGECELQDMTFKYGAADSFYAEPKNHREEQKWSPVVYFDRPRCILCYRCIRMCGEGMDVFALGIQNRGSSSVIAPNVPAQMSPDDLAHVDCEQCGMCIDACPVGALTSGTYRYKTRPWEMNHVSTICTHCGDGCKTTLGVRSTTDGSEIVRGDNRDKSGINVDFLCNKGRYAFDFANNEDRITQPLVRQPSGEMKQVSWEVALDYVGKKFRELRDTRGGKSIGVIGSNRTTNEEAYLLQKFARTVLGTNNIDHHRTADYVAFARALAGTNRTASLNDTLTAPAIMILGGDPTIQAPATAWNIRTNVRNNRARLYIANSAEIKLRRQAKAFAHIAPFSYSALASFMAGDDSAVDSLTHSGADTSSFHDFRKAVRSEESLLVLIGSEFRGGDLQRLLAFGKTLPNRKFALISDYVNSRGAADMGLLPDLLPGYTPLAGNTTFAEYNTPTTPGLDMLEIFEAAERGELSALYVVGSNPVSRYGIDPLSLKDTFVVVQDMFLTETAALADVILPAANLYEKSGSVTNSYGDLQLVNKAGDRAGVRTDFEMIVRIADKMGANMQALIPFGKGTRADMGQSRGAQSGEADRHAVWLAANNMEPKLSPFDPFAILDEIQRLVPGYNLLRLQLLSGNDQHLQPAVATHDLVQIGNRRDLVLPANDTLFTSGTLGRYSAMLSDLQHNESLRPPTGLTQIQPAAD; translated from the coding sequence ATGGCAGACGTAACCTTTACCGTAGACGGCAAGAAACTTACCGCACCCGCAGGCACTCTTCTTCTGGAAGCCTGTAAGTCCGCCGGTATCGAAATTCCCGCCTTCTGCTACTATCCCGGCCTCTCTCTGCAGGCAGCCTGCCGCATGTGCGTCGTGCGTATTGAAAAGATGCCCAAGCTCCAAACGGCCTGCACCACACCGGTTACAGAGGGGATGGTCGTCACAAGCGAGTCTCCGGAGATCGCTCAGGCGCGCAAGGCGACGCTGCAACTTCTTCTCGGCAACCATCCTCTCGACTGCCCCGTCTGCGACGCCGGGGGCGAGTGTGAGTTGCAGGATATGACGTTCAAGTACGGCGCCGCCGACAGCTTCTACGCTGAGCCCAAGAACCACCGCGAAGAGCAGAAGTGGTCCCCCGTCGTTTATTTTGATCGCCCACGTTGCATCCTCTGTTATCGCTGCATTCGTATGTGCGGCGAAGGCATGGACGTCTTCGCTCTCGGCATTCAAAACCGGGGCAGCTCCTCGGTCATCGCCCCTAACGTCCCCGCGCAGATGTCTCCCGACGACCTTGCCCACGTAGACTGCGAGCAGTGCGGCATGTGCATCGACGCCTGTCCGGTCGGCGCGTTGACCTCCGGCACGTATCGCTACAAGACCCGCCCCTGGGAGATGAATCACGTATCGACCATCTGCACGCACTGCGGCGATGGATGCAAGACCACCCTCGGCGTTCGCAGCACCACGGATGGCTCCGAGATCGTCCGGGGCGATAACCGCGACAAGTCCGGCATCAACGTCGACTTCCTCTGCAACAAAGGCCGCTACGCCTTCGACTTTGCAAACAATGAAGACCGCATCACCCAGCCGCTCGTCCGCCAGCCCAGCGGCGAGATGAAGCAAGTCAGCTGGGAGGTCGCACTCGACTACGTCGGCAAGAAGTTCCGCGAACTTCGCGATACCCGTGGCGGTAAGAGCATTGGAGTCATCGGCTCCAATCGCACCACGAACGAAGAAGCCTACCTGCTGCAGAAGTTTGCTCGCACTGTCCTCGGCACCAACAACATCGATCACCATCGCACCGCCGATTATGTTGCCTTTGCCCGGGCGTTGGCCGGAACCAACCGCACAGCCAGTCTGAACGATACGCTGACCGCGCCGGCCATCATGATCCTCGGCGGCGACCCAACGATTCAGGCACCCGCGACAGCTTGGAACATCCGCACAAACGTCCGCAACAACCGCGCCCGCCTCTACATCGCGAACTCCGCCGAGATCAAGCTTCGCCGTCAGGCAAAAGCCTTCGCGCACATCGCGCCGTTCAGCTACAGCGCACTGGCAAGCTTCATGGCCGGAGATGACAGCGCCGTCGATTCCCTCACCCACTCCGGCGCAGACACGTCCTCTTTCCATGACTTCCGTAAGGCCGTTCGTTCGGAGGAGAGTCTCCTAGTCCTTATCGGGTCGGAGTTCCGCGGCGGCGATCTGCAGCGCCTGCTCGCATTCGGCAAGACTCTGCCCAACCGCAAGTTCGCGCTGATCTCCGACTACGTCAACTCTCGCGGAGCCGCCGACATGGGCCTGCTGCCCGACCTGCTACCCGGCTACACTCCGCTCGCAGGGAACACTACCTTCGCCGAATACAACACTCCAACCACCCCGGGTCTCGACATGCTTGAGATCTTCGAAGCAGCAGAACGCGGCGAACTCTCCGCTCTGTATGTCGTCGGTTCCAACCCCGTCTCCCGTTACGGAATCGATCCCTTATCTCTCAAAGACACATTCGTAGTCGTGCAGGACATGTTCCTCACCGAGACGGCAGCCCTCGCGGACGTGATCCTCCCGGCCGCGAATCTCTACGAAAAATCCGGCTCCGTCACCAACAGCTACGGCGACCTCCAGCTCGTCAACAAGGCTGGTGACCGTGCCGGAGTCCGCACCGACTTCGAGATGATCGTTCGTATCGCCGACAAGATGGGCGCAAATATGCAAGCCCTCATTCCCTTCGGCAAAGGCACTCGCGCCGACATGGGCCAGTCCCGCGGCGCACAGTCCGGCGAGGCCGACCGTCATGCCGTATGGCTTGCCGCAAACAACATGGAGCCGAAACTCAGCCCCTTCGATCCGTTCGCCATTCTCGATGAGATCCAGCGCCTAGTCCCCGGCTACAACCTGCTGCGACTTCAGCTGCTCAGCGGCAATGATCAGCATCTGCAGCCTGCCGTAGCTACCCACGACCTCGTTCAAATCGGCAACCGCCGCGACCTCGTCCTGCCGGCGAACGATACACTGTTTACCTCGGGCACCCTGGGTCGCTACTCCGCCATGCTCTCCGATCTGCAGCACAACGAGAGCCTCCGTCCTCCAACCGGCCTCACGCAGATCCAGCCCGCAGCCGACTAA
- the nuoF gene encoding NADH-quinone oxidoreductase subunit NuoF — MPSLVSHPDEVKVVSRRFGLGATDIDKYVELDGYKAVQQAIAKGPEWIISEMKASGLRGRGGAGFPTGMKWSFVPKQSEKPKYVLVNGDESEPGTCKDHLLFLHDPHAVIEGTMIAGLAIGSKLGFIYLRGEYRYLLKIVEKAVADAYAKGFLGKNIFGTGVDFDIITQTGAGAYEVGEESALMESLEGKRGVPRIKPPFPAVVGLYGGPTVINNAETIANAPHILLMGGEAYAKLGSERNGGTRLFGISGHVERPGVYELPMGYNLKRAIYEVAGGIKDGKKLKAVVPGGSSCPVMTADEIDVGLDFDQMGKAGTMLGSGGIVVLDETVSIVEFALRTIAFYQHESCGWCIPCREGTDWIKKTLTRVYNGGGNKKDVDNVQYLAENMLGRTFCPLGDAAAMPTIAFVKKFRKEFEDYIEGNKAGTPIITVEQLVGAH, encoded by the coding sequence ATGCCATCACTCGTCTCGCACCCCGATGAGGTAAAAGTTGTTTCCCGCCGCTTCGGTCTGGGCGCGACCGACATCGACAAGTATGTCGAACTCGATGGCTATAAAGCCGTTCAGCAGGCCATCGCCAAGGGGCCTGAGTGGATCATCAGCGAGATGAAGGCCAGCGGTCTGCGTGGCCGTGGCGGCGCTGGCTTCCCGACCGGCATGAAGTGGTCTTTCGTCCCGAAACAGTCCGAAAAGCCGAAGTACGTGCTGGTCAACGGCGACGAATCCGAGCCCGGCACCTGTAAGGATCACCTCCTCTTCCTGCACGATCCCCACGCCGTCATCGAAGGCACTATGATCGCCGGCCTCGCCATCGGCTCCAAGCTGGGCTTCATCTATCTCCGCGGCGAGTACCGCTACCTGCTCAAGATCGTCGAGAAGGCGGTCGCGGACGCTTACGCGAAGGGCTTCCTAGGGAAAAACATCTTCGGCACCGGCGTGGACTTCGACATCATCACGCAGACGGGAGCTGGGGCGTACGAGGTCGGCGAAGAGTCTGCCCTGATGGAGTCGCTCGAGGGCAAACGCGGAGTGCCTCGCATCAAGCCTCCCTTCCCTGCTGTCGTCGGGCTTTACGGTGGTCCTACGGTTATCAACAATGCTGAGACGATCGCCAACGCACCGCACATCCTGCTGATGGGTGGCGAGGCCTATGCCAAGCTAGGCAGCGAGCGCAACGGCGGCACACGCCTGTTTGGCATCAGCGGCCACGTCGAACGCCCCGGCGTCTACGAACTTCCGATGGGCTACAACCTCAAGCGGGCTATCTATGAGGTAGCAGGCGGTATTAAGGACGGCAAGAAACTCAAAGCTGTCGTCCCCGGTGGCTCAAGCTGTCCCGTCATGACTGCTGACGAGATCGACGTAGGCCTGGACTTCGACCAGATGGGGAAGGCCGGCACCATGCTAGGCTCGGGCGGAATCGTCGTGCTCGATGAGACGGTCTCGATCGTCGAATTTGCGCTTCGCACCATCGCGTTCTACCAGCATGAATCCTGCGGCTGGTGCATTCCCTGCCGCGAGGGCACCGACTGGATCAAGAAGACTCTCACCCGCGTCTATAACGGCGGCGGCAATAAGAAAGATGTCGACAACGTTCAATATCTCGCCGAGAACATGCTGGGCCGTACCTTCTGCCCTCTAGGCGACGCAGCAGCGATGCCCACCATCGCCTTCGTCAAGAAGTTTCGCAAAGAGTTCGAAGACTATATCGAAGGCAACAAAGCCGGAACCCCCATCATCACCGTTGAACAGCTGGTCGGAGCGCACTAA
- the nuoE gene encoding NADH-quinone oxidoreductase subunit NuoE has protein sequence MSEIANTIFSPETAARFDHLVTIYPLKRSALVPMLLYAQDEIGYISDAVIAEIAERIDLLELDVRNVLSYYSMLRTRPAGKYNVQVCTNISCMLRGGYEILDHCKHKLGIGHKGTTPDGVFSLEEVECIGACCWAPAIQINYDFHDDLTTEKVDVLFQIYRDGQGKDVK, from the coding sequence GTGAGTGAAATAGCCAATACGATCTTTTCGCCAGAGACGGCCGCACGCTTCGACCATCTCGTCACCATCTACCCGCTCAAGCGGTCGGCGCTTGTGCCCATGCTGCTCTACGCACAGGATGAGATCGGTTATATCTCTGATGCTGTCATCGCCGAGATCGCGGAGCGCATCGACCTTCTGGAGTTGGACGTACGCAACGTGCTTTCGTATTACTCCATGCTGCGCACCAGGCCCGCCGGAAAGTACAACGTGCAGGTCTGCACCAATATCTCCTGCATGCTGCGTGGCGGCTACGAGATCCTCGACCACTGCAAGCATAAGCTGGGCATTGGCCATAAAGGCACGACCCCGGACGGCGTCTTCTCACTGGAAGAAGTCGAGTGCATCGGCGCCTGCTGCTGGGCTCCAGCCATTCAGATCAACTATGATTTCCACGACGACCTCACCACAGAGAAAGTCGACGTTCTCTTCCAGATTTATCGCGACGGCCAGGGAAAGGACGTGAAGTAG
- a CDS encoding transcriptional regulator: MNSRHHAVVEVGAEEITLRVASRWLRFTHETMESSDGSRSTFTMQEDGTVKLNGIAEEMDLAAERLAREMMQSE; this comes from the coding sequence ATGAATAGCAGGCATCATGCGGTAGTTGAAGTGGGAGCAGAAGAGATTACACTTCGTGTGGCCAGCCGATGGCTTCGCTTCACGCACGAGACGATGGAATCAAGTGATGGAAGCCGCTCTACCTTCACCATGCAGGAAGATGGAACGGTCAAATTGAACGGTATCGCCGAAGAGATGGACCTTGCCGCCGAGAGGCTGGCGCGGGAGATGATGCAGAGTGAGTGA
- the nuoD gene encoding NADH dehydrogenase (quinone) subunit D, translating into MTPPVEELTGVAAINPGIDDLIANSARNRQNPPSGDQTMIINMGPQHPSTHGVLRLVIEVDGETIVGLAPDIGYLHTGIEKTCEAKFYQQVVPMTDRIDYLCPMTNNLAYCLAVEKLLGLEIPERAQYLRVLFNELTRIQSHLVWLGTHAMDIGALTVFLYCFREREDLLRIFEAVAGQRMMTSYVRVGGLSLEPPRDIYDKIRTFLKNFPAHVEEYEGLLQTNPIWMNRLKGVGYLSAEDAIALGVTGPPLRASGVDFDVRRDMPYSGYEKFQFNVPVSDVGDVWARYIVRMQEFRESVKICLQALDGLPEGSIVADAPKIILPNREQMKTQMESLIHHFKIVTEGFGVPAGEATSSVEAPHGMMNYYVVSDGTAKPYRVHMRNPGFATLQALETMCKGRLLADVVAVIGSIDIVLGEIDR; encoded by the coding sequence ATGACTCCCCCTGTTGAAGAACTTACCGGAGTGGCGGCTATCAATCCGGGCATAGATGATTTAATCGCCAACTCAGCACGAAATCGACAGAACCCTCCGTCCGGCGACCAGACCATGATCATCAACATGGGTCCGCAGCATCCCTCGACCCACGGTGTGCTTCGGCTGGTCATCGAGGTCGACGGTGAAACCATCGTAGGGCTGGCTCCGGATATCGGCTATCTTCACACCGGTATCGAGAAGACCTGCGAGGCCAAGTTCTACCAGCAGGTCGTTCCCATGACCGACCGCATCGACTATCTCTGTCCCATGACCAACAACCTCGCCTACTGCCTTGCGGTAGAGAAGTTGCTGGGCCTTGAGATTCCCGAGCGCGCGCAGTATCTCCGTGTCCTCTTCAACGAGCTCACCCGCATCCAATCGCACCTGGTCTGGCTCGGCACCCACGCCATGGACATCGGCGCACTCACTGTCTTCCTCTACTGCTTCCGCGAGCGCGAAGATCTGCTGCGCATCTTCGAGGCGGTAGCCGGCCAGCGCATGATGACCAGCTACGTTCGCGTCGGCGGCCTTAGCCTCGAACCACCGCGGGATATCTACGACAAGATCCGCACCTTCCTCAAAAACTTTCCTGCCCACGTTGAGGAGTACGAAGGCCTGCTGCAGACCAACCCCATCTGGATGAACCGCCTGAAAGGCGTGGGGTACCTTTCAGCCGAGGATGCGATCGCACTAGGCGTTACCGGGCCGCCACTGCGTGCCTCGGGGGTCGACTTCGATGTCCGCCGCGACATGCCGTACTCCGGCTACGAGAAGTTCCAGTTCAACGTGCCGGTCTCTGATGTCGGCGACGTGTGGGCGCGCTACATCGTTCGCATGCAGGAGTTCCGCGAGTCGGTCAAGATCTGCCTGCAGGCGCTCGATGGTCTTCCCGAGGGAAGCATCGTCGCGGACGCACCGAAGATCATCCTGCCAAATCGCGAGCAGATGAAGACCCAGATGGAGTCCCTCATCCATCACTTCAAGATTGTGACGGAAGGCTTTGGCGTTCCAGCAGGTGAGGCGACCAGCTCCGTCGAAGCGCCGCACGGCATGATGAACTACTACGTCGTCTCCGACGGCACCGCCAAACCCTACCGCGTCCACATGCGCAATCCGGGATTTGCCACACTGCAGGCACTCGAAACCATGTGCAAAGGCCGTCTCCTCGCCGATGTCGTCGCCGTCATCGGGTCGATCGATATCGTTCTGGGCGAGATCGACCGCTAA
- a CDS encoding NADH-quinone oxidoreductase subunit C, giving the protein MYDPASAIKGKQAVFEAHPENAAVKALADLATDAKYDRAELTITVARENIITAAKAAQQAGYNFLEDVTAVDWYPSEPRFQITYHILSLKLKERLRLAVRLDGDDAALDSITSVWPSANFYEREVFDLFGVHFGGHPNLRRIMMPEDWNGHPLRKDYPVEGYR; this is encoded by the coding sequence ATGTACGATCCAGCCTCTGCGATTAAAGGCAAACAGGCTGTCTTCGAGGCGCATCCTGAAAACGCTGCGGTCAAGGCCTTGGCCGACCTCGCGACAGATGCCAAATATGACCGCGCTGAGCTGACCATCACGGTGGCTCGAGAGAACATCATCACAGCAGCCAAAGCCGCTCAGCAGGCCGGATACAACTTCCTTGAAGATGTCACTGCAGTGGATTGGTACCCGTCTGAGCCACGCTTCCAGATCACCTATCACATCCTCTCGCTCAAGTTGAAGGAGCGTCTGCGCCTCGCGGTTCGTCTCGACGGAGACGATGCCGCGCTCGACAGCATTACTTCGGTCTGGCCCTCCGCCAACTTCTACGAACGCGAAGTCTTCGACCTCTTCGGCGTCCACTTCGGCGGTCATCCCAACCTTCGCCGAATCATGATGCCGGAAGACTGGAACGGGCATCCATTACGCAAGGACTACCCCGTGGAGGGCTACCGCTAA
- a CDS encoding NADH-quinone oxidoreductase subunit A produces MHSYPYIWNYLPLVLQILVALGLAVGMVGASFLIGKHKNSRTKAGAYECGMDPVGDARGRFTVRFYMVAMLFILFDVEAVFMLPWAVIFRRLPAITGSRMFGFYEMLVYLGFVAVGLFYVWKKGILNWANDKGDL; encoded by the coding sequence ATGCACAGTTACCCCTACATTTGGAACTACCTTCCACTCGTGCTTCAGATTCTGGTCGCGCTCGGACTTGCTGTGGGCATGGTCGGCGCCTCGTTTCTCATCGGAAAACACAAAAACTCACGCACCAAGGCCGGAGCCTACGAGTGCGGCATGGACCCGGTGGGCGACGCTCGAGGCCGCTTTACCGTGCGTTTCTACATGGTCGCGATGCTCTTTATCCTGTTCGATGTCGAAGCCGTCTTCATGCTTCCCTGGGCCGTGATCTTCCGCCGTCTCCCAGCCATCACCGGCTCGCGCATGTTCGGATTCTACGAGATGCTCGTCTATCTCGGCTTCGTCGCCGTCGGCCTCTTTTATGTGTGGAAAAAGGGCATCCTGAACTGGGCGAACGATAAAGGGGACCTCTAA